The Phoenix dactylifera cultivar Barhee BC4 chromosome 17, palm_55x_up_171113_PBpolish2nd_filt_p, whole genome shotgun sequence genome contains a region encoding:
- the LOC103714897 gene encoding uncharacterized protein LOC103714897 isoform X2: MLARKLASFSPLFTKSSSSSANSTLLRHLQSPLFFSSTSSEQAASSSISSGKKRFLGRRVFRIALISVTGGLALSALNDLAMFHGCSSKAIEEASQNQKIIETIGVPIVRGPWYDASLAVGHRRRSVSCTFPVSGPQGSGIFQLKAIRHGEDTTFSFLRHHSWDILIMEALLHVPSNEEKHQTLRISLTGDLPPSSPVECQNCRSPESETAEK; this comes from the exons atgttGGCGAGAAAGTTGGCATCTTTTTCCCCCCTCTTCACCAAAAGCTCTTCCTCCTCCGCAAATTCGACGCTTCTGAGGCATCTCCAGTCTCCGCT TTTCTTCTCTTCTACTTCCTCGGAGCAGGCCGCAAGTAGCAGCATCAGCAGCGGCAAGAAGAGATTTTTAGGCCGAAGGGTCTTCCGGATCGCGTTGATCAGCGTCACCGGAGGTTTAGCCCTCAGTGCCCTCAATGACCTCGCCATGTTTCATGGCTGCAGCAG TAAGGCAATTGAAGAGGCTAGTCAGAATCAGAAAATTATAGAGACTATTGGTGTGCCAATTGTAAGAGGTCCATGGTATGATGCATCTCTTGCAGTTGGACATAGGAGGCGTTCTGTATCTTGCACATTCCCTGTTTCTGGGCCACAAGGATCTGGCATTTTCCAGTTGAAGGCCATCCGTCATGGAG AGGATACTACATTTTCATTTCTTCGGCACCATAGCTGGGACATACTAATTATGGAGGCTCTCCTTCATGTTCCTTCAAATGAGGAGAAGCACCAGACATTAAGGATAAGCCTCACGGGCGATCTTCCCCCCAGTTCCCCTGTGGAATGCCAGAATTGCAGATCTCCAGAATCAGAGACTGCAGAGAAGTGA
- the LOC103714910 gene encoding putative 4-coumarate--CoA ligase-like 8 translates to MGGSSFNIRQEESAFFCPSTGIYSSPWRSTPPPIPPLSLPEFLLSYSASSSSSSSKPAFIDAATGATLTYADLRALVAAAARSLAALGVRRGDVVLLVSPNSLHIPALVLAVLSLGAVLSTANFLYTRREIQSQVQDCNPVLILTTADLAPQLDGLLPRPLTLIERFLESLSVDRTVPIEFAGVGPADPAVLMYSSGTTGKSKGVVSSHGNLVAMASVLRHVWGREEVYACVLPLFHMYGFSVFVCGAVAAGATVVVFRRFAVEELLKAVEKHRVTRLPAVPPMVVQLAKSSGVAKGYGLGSLKEVVCSGAPLARKHMERFADGYPAIKLAQCYGLTETSGPITVCDGLEDRLQISIGRLIPTMEAKIVDVRTGKALPPNEHGELYLRGPPVMQGYLNNQEATSLAIDGEGWLHTGDMCYIDRQGLIYVVERIKEFIKYKAYQVAPAELEEVLSTHPDILDVAVTSYPDEEAGEIPTACIVRKAGSKIKEDDVLSFMENKVAPYKKIRKVLFLESIPRSPSGKILRRHLKDTVMQHQKIEISSKL, encoded by the exons atggGGGGCTCCTCTTTTAATATTAGACAAGAAGAGAGCGCCTTCTTCTGCCCCTCTACTGGCATCTACAGCAGCCCATGGAGATCAACTCCACCACCaatcccacctctctctctccccgaaTTCCTCCTCTCCTACTccgcgtcctcctcctcctcctcctcgaagCCCGCATTCATCGATGCGGCGACCGGCGCCACCCTCACCTACGCCGACCTCCGCGCGCTCGTTGCCGCCGCCGCCCGCTCCCTCGCAGCCCTCGGCGTCCGCCGCGGCGACGTCGTCCTCCTCGTCTCGCCCAACTCGCTCCACATCCCCGCCCTCGTCCTCGCCGTCTTGTCCCTCGGCGCAGTCCTCTCCACCGCCAACTTCCTCTACACCCGCCGCGAGATCCAATCCCAGGTCCAGGATTGTAACCCCGTTCTCATCCTCACCACCGCCGATCTCGCCCCCCAGCTCGACGGCCTCCTCCCCCGCCCGCTAACCCTGATCGAGCGGTTCCTCGAATCGCTCTCCGTCGATCGGACGGTCCCGATCGAGTTCGCCGGCGTGGGACCGGCCGATCCGGCGGTGCTAATGTACTCGTCGGGGACGACGGGGAAGAGCAAGGGGGTGGTGAGCTCGCACGGGAATCTGGTGGCGATGGCGAGCGTTCTGCGGCACGTGTGGGGGAGGGAAGAGGTGTACGCGTGCGTGTTGCCGCTGTTCCACATGTACGGGTTCTCGGTGTTCGTGTGCGGGGCGGTGGCTGCGGGGGCGACCGTGGTGGTGTTCCGGCGGTTCGCGGTGGAGGAGTTGCTGAAGGCGGTGGAAAAGCACCGGGTGACGCGGCTTCCGGCGGTACCGCCGATGGTGGTGCAGCTGGCGAAGTCGTCCGGCGTGGCAAAGGGTTACGGTCTGGGGTCGCTCAAAGAGGTCGTCTGCTCGGGGGCGCCGCTGGCGAGGAAGCACATGGAGCGCTTCGCCGACGGCTACCCCGCCATCAAGCTCGCTCAG TGCTATGGCTTGACCGAAACGAGCGGTCCAATAACAGTTTGTGATGGGCTCGAAGATAGATTGCAAATTTCCATTGGAAGGTTGATCCCCACCATGGAGGCCAAGATCGTTGACGTGCGTACGGGGAAAGCTCTTCCACCAAACGAACACGGCGAATTGTATCTCAGGGGGCCTCCAGTTATGCAAG GTTATCTGAACAACCAGGAAGCCACATCTCTGGCCATTGATGGAGAGGGTTGGCTGCACACTGGGGATATGTGCTACATTGACAGGCAGGGGCTTATCTACGTCGTTGAGAGGATCAAAGAGTTCATAAAATACAAAGCTTACCAG GTAGCCCCAGCAGAGCTTGAAGAGGTTCTCTCCACCCATCCAGATATTCTCGATGTAGCTGTGACATC GTATCCAGATGAGGAGGCAGGAGAGATTCCAACGGCATGCATAGTTAGAAAGGCAGGGAGCAAAATCAAAGAAGATGATGTCctttctttcatggagaacaag GTTGCCCCTTACAAGAAGATCAGGAAAGTATTGTTTCTGGAGTCCATCCCAAGATCACCTTCAGGAAAGATCCTCCGGCGGCATCTAAAGGATACAGTCATGCAGCATCAGAAGATAGAAATTTCTTCAAAGCTATAG
- the LOC103714897 gene encoding uncharacterized protein LOC103714897 isoform X1, producing the protein MLARKLASFSPLFTKSSSSSANSTLLRHLQSPLFFSSTSSEQAASSSISSGKKRFLGRRVFRIALISVTGGLALSALNDLAMFHGCSRFRLDATWNIVSSWFFGDLESKAIEEASQNQKIIETIGVPIVRGPWYDASLAVGHRRRSVSCTFPVSGPQGSGIFQLKAIRHGEDTTFSFLRHHSWDILIMEALLHVPSNEEKHQTLRISLTGDLPPSSPVECQNCRSPESETAEK; encoded by the exons atgttGGCGAGAAAGTTGGCATCTTTTTCCCCCCTCTTCACCAAAAGCTCTTCCTCCTCCGCAAATTCGACGCTTCTGAGGCATCTCCAGTCTCCGCT TTTCTTCTCTTCTACTTCCTCGGAGCAGGCCGCAAGTAGCAGCATCAGCAGCGGCAAGAAGAGATTTTTAGGCCGAAGGGTCTTCCGGATCGCGTTGATCAGCGTCACCGGAGGTTTAGCCCTCAGTGCCCTCAATGACCTCGCCATGTTTCATGGCTGCAGCAG ATTTCGTCTGGACGCAACTTGGAACATAGTATCTTCTTGGTTTTTCGGTGACTTGGAAAG TAAGGCAATTGAAGAGGCTAGTCAGAATCAGAAAATTATAGAGACTATTGGTGTGCCAATTGTAAGAGGTCCATGGTATGATGCATCTCTTGCAGTTGGACATAGGAGGCGTTCTGTATCTTGCACATTCCCTGTTTCTGGGCCACAAGGATCTGGCATTTTCCAGTTGAAGGCCATCCGTCATGGAG AGGATACTACATTTTCATTTCTTCGGCACCATAGCTGGGACATACTAATTATGGAGGCTCTCCTTCATGTTCCTTCAAATGAGGAGAAGCACCAGACATTAAGGATAAGCCTCACGGGCGATCTTCCCCCCAGTTCCCCTGTGGAATGCCAGAATTGCAGATCTCCAGAATCAGAGACTGCAGAGAAGTGA
- the LOC103714898 gene encoding uncharacterized protein LOC103714898, whose amino-acid sequence MMDIKGSTSANVDDIRALLCKEWDEISCPICMDHPHNAVLLLCTCHEKGCKSYICDTSYRHSNCLDRFRKLSMDSMDGPSHSSSSMYDNTGRERHGRSTDAPASVPFFRDLRMTSNSTETHEDYGLEENNNRISAGSFEDSEGNDNILGPDRYLETQVEERITLNESGGEDRSEQNCLKCPLCRGMVMGWTIVKEARHYLDQKIRSCSQESCSFSGNYKELRRHARRVHPMTRPAYVDPSRQHAWRRLEHQQEFGDILSAIRSAMPGAFILGDYVIDNGDGLSHEHELGESNGPWWTTFLLFHMFSNPIRSFDEARGSSRAWRRHQRSSVQRNIWGENLLGQQDNGDENENLDTDDIRVPRRRRRFIRSRSDEQQL is encoded by the coding sequence ATGATGGATATAAAAGGAAGCACTTCTGCCAACGTAGATGATATACGTGCCCTTCTATGCAAGGAATGGGATGAGATTTCATGCCCCATCTGCATGGACCATCCACACAATGCTGTTCTTCTCCTTTGCACTTGTCATGAAAAAGGTTGCAAATCCTACATTTGTGATACAAGCTACAGGCATTCAAATTGCCTTGACCGATTCAGGAAACTGAGTATGGACTCTATGGATGGTCCTTCCCATTCCAGCTCTTCCATGTATGACAATACTGGTAGGGAGAGGCATGGCCGGAGCACTGATGCTCCTGCTTCGGTACCATTCTTCAGGGACCTAAGGATGACAAGCAACTCAACAGAAACACATGAAGACTATGGTCTAGAAGAAAATAACAATAGGATCTCTGCAGGCTCGTTCGAAGATTCAGAAGGAAATGATAATATTCTAGGACCAGATAGATATTTAGAAACTCAGGTAGAAGAAAGGATCACTCTTAATGAATCTGGTGGGGAAGATAGATCAGagcaaaattgcttgaagtgtCCTCTTTGCCGAGGTATGGTGATGGGTTGGACAATTGTTAAAGAAGCGAGACATTATCTGGATCAGAAAATCAGAAGCTGCTCTCAGGAATCATGCTCATTTTCTGGCAACTACAAGGAGCTCCGCAGACATGCTAGGAGGGTCCACCCTATGACAAGGCCTGCTTATGTGGATCCATCAAGGCAGCATGCATGGCGTCGCCTGGAGCACCAGCAAGAATTCGGGGACATCCTTAGTGCCATCAGATCAGCAATGCCTGGAGCATTCATACTTGGAGATTATGTCATTGATAACGGAGATGGACTGTCACATGAGCATGAATTAGGTGAAAGCAATGGACCATGGTGGACCACATTCTTGTTGTTCCATATGTTTAGCAACCCAATTAGGTCATTTGATGAAGCAAGAGGCTCATCCAGGGCTTGGAGGAGGCATCAAAGATCATCAGTACAGCGTAATATATGGGGTGAGAACCTATTGGGTCAACAAGATAATGGTGATGAAAATGAAAACCTAGATACTGATGACATTCGGGTACCAAGGAGGCGTCGGAGGTTCATAAGATCCAGATCAGATGAGCAACAGTTATAG
- the LOC120104318 gene encoding uncharacterized protein LOC120104318: MSSEIEANHLYPRAQDELDYSKLGSPFSHQDAIPANPTMAFLSIHHLHRETCHATPMITTTSPSLPSIQAAYLKRHLSIGLSSPKIMDRTQHGARLLEELDLLHRARIPPEATSQRNVFCNWRWKVLNFLDDIRRRRSRCVVCLQIHQVGGLPSAMDGQVLVVGWKTKGCKGEHTLPVHVCEGIASFDEIFLHHCSTDVRSILRSFTIWVSLVDAADCDLGTFHVDLSELAMAGNLHSNFGGKSMSFILGGMASGGALNLSVCCRMLEEAQDLVGQKQNKSKFFACLPDLGCLRSRSVTVTARRVPSLRSERGFITIENSLPTDEEDGGFITMEKGTVCARSRGPPSDHLVNTDDESGGLEDEKPCLVTDEFDVEKVEDEFLRMLEEKYWKGEGGEVWKRGVEGSLSLSLDLSLDLDLDSLIKEAEMELTKAAQVWKSRAEAALLEKEEYEELLLKRWGSNENSTSGCSGGYGFGSPI; the protein is encoded by the exons ATGTCTTCTGAGATCGAAGCAAACCACTTATACCCAAGAGCACAAGATGAATTAGATTACTCCAAACTTGGTTCCCCCTTTTCTCATCAAGATGCCATCCCAGCCAATCCAACAATGGCATTCCTCAGCATCCATCACCTGCATCGCGAGACATGTCATGCCACTCCAATGATCACCACCACCTCACCCTCGCTTCCATCGATCCAAGCTGCTTATCTTAAGCGCCACCTCTCCATCGGTCTTTCAAGTCCTAAGATTATGGACAGGACCCAACATGGAGCTCGGCTTCTGGAAGAGCTTGATCTCCTCCACAGAGCGAGGATTCCTCCTGAGGCCACGAGCCAAAGGAATGTGTTCTGTAATTGGAGGTGGAAAGTACTCAACTTCCTCGATGACATCAGGAGGCGACGGTCCCGGTGCGTGGTGTGCCTCCAGATCCATCAGGTAGGTGGCCTGCCATCAGCCATGGACGGCCAGGTTTTGGTTGTCGGATGGAAGACCAAAGGGTGCAAGGGAGAGCACACGCTCCCCGTTCATGTCTGCGAAGGGATTGCCAGCTTCGACGAGATATTCTTGCATCATTGCAGTACCGACGTCCGATCGATCTTGAGGAGTTTCACCATATGGGTGTCTTTAGTCGATGCAGCTGATTGTGATCTTGGCACGTTTCATGTCGATCTTAGTGAATTGGCGATGGCCGGGAATTTGCATTCCAATTTCGGTGGGAAGAGCATGAGCTTTATTCTTGGAGGGATGGCCAGTGGCGGCGCGCTAAACCTTAGTGTGTGCTGTAGGATGTTGGAAGAAGCTCAAGATCTTGTTG GGCAAAAGCAAAACAAAAGCAAGTTCTTTGCATGCCTCCCGGATCTTGGTTGCCTCCGCAGCCGGTCGGTGACTGTTACTGCACGAAGAGTCCCCTCCCTGCGATCGGAGCGTGGCTTCATCACGATCGAGAACTCTCTTCCAACTGATGAGGAAGATGGGGGATTCATAACTATGGAGAAAGGAACTGTTTGTGCTCGCTCACGAGGACCGCCTTCTGATCATCTGGTGAACACTGATGATGAAAGCGGCGGGCTTGAAGACGAGAAGCCTTGCCTGGTGACGGACGAGTTTGATGTCGAGAAAGTGGAGGATGAGTTCCTTAGAATGCTAGAAGAGAAGTATTggaagggagagggtggcgagGTATGGAAGAGGGGAGTGGAAGGGAGTTTGAGCTTGAGTTTAGATTTGAGCCTGGATTTGGATTTGGACTCACTGATAAAGGAAGCGGAGATGGAGCTCACAAAGGCAGCACAGGTGTGGAAGAGTAGAGCGGAGGCAGCCCTCCTGGAGAAAGAAGAGTACGAGGAGCTGCTGCTGAAGAGATGGGGATCAAATGAGAACTCTACTTCAGGGTGCTCTGGGGGGTATGGGTTCGGTAGTCCCATCTAA